CGGCGAAGACGCCCGCGGTGGCCAGCCACGCGGTCGACGAGAGCCGCCGCCGGCGGGCGAACCAGGCGGCGAGGAAGGGGAGCACGAACAGACTGGCGTTGCGGAACAGCCAGTCGGGCTCGTCGTCGGGGAACCCGGCCAGGAGGCGGGCGATCTGGAGGGCGACGGCGGCGGCGACTGCGAACCCGAGGGCTTCGGGCCAGGCCCGGGCGACCGCGTCCAGCCGGGCGTCGGACCCGCCCCCGGTCGCTCCGCCGGCGAGGACGAGCTGCTTCCACAGCCGCCCGCTGTGCTCGCGGGCGTACTCGTGGGAGAGGTCGTCCACCGAGCCGAGGCGCTTGACCGCCACGAGGAAGGCTTCGTCGTCGGCGAGGCCGACGTCGTGCAGGTCGGCGATCTGGTCCCGCAGGTGGCTCTCCAGCTCCTCGACGTCGTGGACGTCGACGCCCGGCCGGCGGCCCACGTACGAACGCCACTGCTCGATCTCCAGCTCGAGGGACTCCATGGTCACGCTCCTCCGAGGGCCAGGGCCCCCAGGTCCCCGCCCCCGAAGACGTCACGCAGCGCCTGCGTGACCGTCGCCCACTGCCGCTTGTGCTCGACGAGGGCCGTCCGGCCCTCGCTGGTCAAGGCGTAGTACTTCCGCCGCCGGCCCTCCGGGGGCACCTGCCACTCGGTGGTCACCAGGCCCAGCCGCTCGAGGCGGTGGAGCAGGGGGTACAGCATCCCGTCGGTCCACTCGAGCTCTCCGCCCGAGAGCTCGCGGACCCGCTTGAGGATGGCGTACCCGTAGTTCTCGCCCTCGTCGAGGATGGCCAGTACCAGGGGAGTCGCCGACGCGGCGACGAGGTCCTTGTCGATCTGCACGGGCGCTCCTTTACCTGTCGGCACAATGCATAGAACTACAAGGTATAGCGCAGTCGTGGCCGTGGCAAGGGGTGCGCCACCGGCTCGTGTGCCGGCGGTACCGTCGCCTGTCATGCCGGATCACCCGCCCGCACCAGCCGTCGCGCCCGGCTCCGTCGTCTGCGAGACGCCGCGTCACGCCATCTTCAGCGAGTGCCCCCAGTGCGGGGGATCGATGCGTCCCGAGCACGCGCACTACCGGTGTGCGGGCTGCGGCTGGCGCGGCTCCTGCTGCGACTGACCGCCCGGGACGGATCGGTCAGGCGGTGGGGGGCGCCGGCGGGGGCGGGGGCGGCGAGGCCGGCGGGCCCGGGTCCTGCGGCGGCCAGGTGGGCGCCGGCTCCTGCGGCGGCCACGCCGCGGGCTGCGGCGCGGGCTGCGGGGCGTAGCCCGGGCTCGGGGCGTACGCGCCGCCGGCCGGGGGGTACCCGCCGCCCCCGTAGGCCGCGGCGCGCTGCTGCTTCTTGCGGTTGCCGCGGCGGACGAGGGTGACGATCAGCAGGATCAGGGCGATCACGAAGCCGACGAAGCCGACGGCCATGCCGCCGAAGAGGAAGCCGAGCATCTTGCCGAGGTTCAGGGTGCCCACGCGCACGTCCGTGCCCTCGGGCGCGTCGATGTCGAAGACGTAGGTGCCCGGGGTGTCGACGTCGAAGAAGCCGAGCGGGACGAACTGCTCGCCGTCGGTCTCGGCCGAGCTGGTGGGGATGGTCTCCTGGCTGAGGGTCCTGGTGGTGCCGTCGGGGTCGGTGATGCGGACGTCCACCAGCTCCTCGGCCGACCCGAAGGGCACGGAGGCGAACACCCAGGCGTCCCCCGTGTCCAGCTGCACCTCGTCCTGGCCGGGCGCGGAGATGCGCTGGCTGTCGTCGATGTCCTCCACCAGCTGGCGGATGCCCAGCACGAAGAGCACGCCGCCGATGACGGCGGTGACGAGGAAGATGCCGAGCGCCCAGAAGAAGCCGGCCTTGGGCAGCTTGGCCGGGGCGGCGGCCCCCGGCATCGGTGCGTAACCAGGAGCGGTCATGGCCGCGACGCTACTGCGGCGGAACCGAGTCGTCGCCGAAGGCCGGCGCGGGGCGCCAGGTCAGCTGGTCACCCGGTCAGCACGGCGAGCGCGCGATCGACATCGCTCAGATCGGCCAGCACCGCGTCGGCGCCCAGGGCCTCGAGGCCCTCCTGGCCGCCGGTGCCCACCAGCAGGCAGTGCACCCCGCCGGCCCGTGCGCAGGCGAGGTCGTTGGGGGTGTCGCCGATGACCCACACCTCGTCGGGCGCGTACGCCTCGCCCCGGAAGCGCTGCGCCCGCTCGAGGGCGATGGGCACCAGCTCGAGCCGGTCGGCGTGATCGGTGCCGTACGCCCCGATCTCGGTGTCGAAGAGGTGGGTCAGCCCGAAGGCGCCGACCTTCACCGCGGCGTTGGCGGTGAGGTTGCCCGTCAGCAGGGTCTGGCGCACGCCGTCGGTGGCGTCGAGGCGCTCGAGCAGCTCCTCGACGCCGGGCAGCACGCTGCCGTTGGCCCGGAGCTCCTCCTCGGCGGCGGCGAGTGCCGCTTCGGCGGCGACCATGGCCTCGGGGAGGAGCGCGTCGATGTGATCGGCGGCGAGCTCGGCGGCGGTGAAGATCTCGCGCAGGATCTGGGGGTCGGTCTTGCCGCTCATCACGATCTGCGGCACCTCGGCCAGGCCCGCCACGGCGGCGGCAGCCTCCTCCATCACCCGCCGGCCGACGCCCCGGCTGGTGATGATGGTCCCGTCGATGTCCCAGAGGATCAGCCGCCGCACGGGCCCGACCCTCCCTGCTCCACCCACACGCTTCGTTCCGGGTACTCCCCTGTGTGCTGAGCGGTACCGCCGGAGTACCCGGAAGCGGCGCCGGGCATCAGCCGATCACCTCGAAGGTGGCGGCGAGGTCGACGCCGAGGCGCTCGCCGGCGCCGGCGGCGTTGTCCCGGAGGAACGCGGCGGGCGAGGCCATGTCACCACCCAGGTTGTCGAGATACGTGCGGTGGCACTCGAGCGAGCGCACGCCGGCGTCGAAGGTGGCGGTGACGTCGACCGCGTGCGTGGGCTCGGGGCTGGCGTTGAAGGCCGTGAACCGGACGCCGCCCCACGCGTCGCCGCGGTCGGGGAAGCACCAGGGGTTGGCGGCATCGCGGACCGCGTCGAGCAGGGCCCGGCCGACGGCGCGGTGGTCGGCGTGGTTCCAGGACGGCCCGCCCCACGAGTCACGGAAGTTGATGGACAGCACCACGTCGGGGCGGTGGCGGCGGATGGCGGCGGCGAGGTCGGCCCGCAGCTCGAGGCCTTCGACGATGGCGCCGTCGGGGTGGCCGAGGAACTCGACGTCCTCGACGCCCACGACGCCACAGCTGGCCACCTGCTCGTGGCGGCGCAACGGCCCGGCCTCGGCGGGGGCCATGGCCTGGATCCCGGCCTCGCCGTCGGACACCAGGACGTAGCCGACCCACTTGCCCTGCCCCGTCCACCGGGCGACCGCGGCGGCGGCGCCGTACTCCATGTCGTCGGGGTGGGCCACGACGGCGAGCGCGCGGTCCCAGTCCTCGGGCATCGGTGGCAGCGAATCGGCCATGCGCTCACCGTAGGCGCCGTCCGTCCCGCTAGTGCATCAATCTTGTTTGATGTATTGTCCGGCCATGGCCACCGCCGTCAGCACGCCGCCCGGCTCGCTCGAGGCGCTCGCCGACCCGGTCCGGTGGCAGCTACTGGGTGAGCTGGGCCGCAGCGACCGACGGGTGGGCGAGTTGGTCCGCCTGGTCGACCGCCCCCAGAACCTGGTCTCGTACCACCTGCGGGCGCTGCGCGACGCCGGCCTGGTCACCGCCCGGCGCAGCGCCTACGACGGCCGCGACACCTATTACCGGGTGGACCTGGACCGCTGCGCCGACCTGCTCCGCGTCGCCGGGGAGGCGCTGCACCCGGGGGTGCGCCTCACCCCGGCCGCGCCCCGGCTGCCCACCACCGACCCGCGGCGGCGGGTCCTCTTCCTCTGCACCGGAAACAGCGCCCGGTCTCAGATGGCCGAGGCGCTCCTGGCCCACGTCGCGGGCGGGACGGTCGAGGCCCGCAGCGCCGGCAGCCATCCCAAACCGCTCCACCTGAATGCAGTTCGGGTGATGGCGGCTCGCGGCATCGACATCTCGACCCACCGCACCAAGGCCGTCGACGAGGTGGCGGACCGGCGCTTCGATGTCGTCGTCACCCTCTGCGACAAGGTGCGAGAGGTGTGCCCCGAGCTGCCCGGCGCACCCGTGGCGGCGCACTGGAGCATGGGCGACCCGGCGGCCGAGGGGGACACCGACGAGGCCACCCTGGCGGCCTTCGAGCGCACGGTGTCCGAGCTCGAGGTGCGCATCCCCCA
The genomic region above belongs to Acidimicrobiales bacterium and contains:
- a CDS encoding haloacid dehalogenase-like hydrolase, with amino-acid sequence MRRLILWDIDGTIITSRGVGRRVMEEAAAAVAGLAEVPQIVMSGKTDPQILREIFTAAELAADHIDALLPEAMVAAEAALAAAEEELRANGSVLPGVEELLERLDATDGVRQTLLTGNLTANAAVKVGAFGLTHLFDTEIGAYGTDHADRLELVPIALERAQRFRGEAYAPDEVWVIGDTPNDLACARAGGVHCLLVGTGGQEGLEALGADAVLADLSDVDRALAVLTG
- a CDS encoding PIG-L family deacetylase yields the protein MADSLPPMPEDWDRALAVVAHPDDMEYGAAAAVARWTGQGKWVGYVLVSDGEAGIQAMAPAEAGPLRRHEQVASCGVVGVEDVEFLGHPDGAIVEGLELRADLAAAIRRHRPDVVLSINFRDSWGGPSWNHADHRAVGRALLDAVRDAANPWCFPDRGDAWGGVRFTAFNASPEPTHAVDVTATFDAGVRSLECHRTYLDNLGGDMASPAAFLRDNAAGAGERLGVDLAATFEVIG
- a CDS encoding helix-turn-helix transcriptional regulator, whose product is MQIDKDLVAASATPLVLAILDEGENYGYAILKRVRELSGGELEWTDGMLYPLLHRLERLGLVTTEWQVPPEGRRRKYYALTSEGRTALVEHKRQWATVTQALRDVFGGGDLGALALGGA
- a CDS encoding metalloregulator ArsR/SmtB family transcription factor, whose protein sequence is MATAVSTPPGSLEALADPVRWQLLGELGRSDRRVGELVRLVDRPQNLVSYHLRALRDAGLVTARRSAYDGRDTYYRVDLDRCADLLRVAGEALHPGVRLTPAAPRLPTTDPRRRVLFLCTGNSARSQMAEALLAHVAGGTVEARSAGSHPKPLHLNAVRVMAARGIDISTHRTKAVDEVADRRFDVVVTLCDKVREVCPELPGAPVAAHWSMGDPAAEGDTDEATLAAFERTVSELEVRIPHLLAALAALGLPAADAPDPAHRRPPRDQPGKR